The Peribacillus sp. FSL P2-0133 genome has a segment encoding these proteins:
- a CDS encoding AraC family transcriptional regulator translates to MNRMVNRKDIPYICNLMFKTFDLPVFYLNENKKVTIKLPETFKANPLFEGIEELLGEITHFYQGTLLPAIHMTNFLEHFLILRLPGHPSLGTIVIGPSFYKGLTEESKKILIIDNKVPGNHHDQWFQYYENIPVINQKRLAYIGTLLYYLVCGKTLKVNEVLEQSYIYSPKVTPTDHLDVIVSNQRENKFFHMDPSFEKNLYHLIKVGKKDEALKAYLSFPKEEIGTLSKQSYLRSRKNFAITAVTLWTRAAINGGLDWETAYTMSDMHIQHIEELEAIYKVENAIIDVLLEFVDVERRNKGQIVSKPVLSCQNYIFKHLYRKITLENLGEHTGLNPSYLSQLFIKETGIPVSEYIQRQRIEEAKRLLILTDYTVSEISFILNFNDQSYFTKVFKKHTDVTPRQFRNSHEFEI, encoded by the coding sequence ATGAATAGAATGGTTAATAGGAAGGATATTCCATATATTTGCAATCTTATGTTCAAAACATTCGACTTACCTGTTTTTTATTTAAATGAGAATAAAAAAGTCACAATTAAATTACCTGAAACTTTTAAAGCTAATCCCTTATTCGAAGGGATTGAAGAGCTTCTTGGTGAAATTACACATTTTTACCAAGGAACTTTATTGCCGGCTATCCATATGACTAATTTTTTGGAGCACTTTCTTATTCTACGCCTGCCTGGTCATCCATCTTTGGGAACCATTGTGATTGGACCATCTTTCTATAAAGGATTAACCGAGGAATCCAAAAAAATCCTTATAATAGATAACAAGGTGCCAGGCAACCATCATGATCAGTGGTTCCAATATTACGAGAATATCCCAGTGATTAACCAAAAGAGGCTGGCTTATATCGGAACGCTCCTCTATTACCTTGTTTGTGGGAAAACTCTTAAGGTGAACGAAGTATTGGAGCAGTCATATATCTATTCACCCAAAGTTACCCCAACCGACCATCTTGATGTCATAGTGTCGAATCAGCGTGAAAACAAATTCTTCCATATGGATCCGAGTTTTGAGAAAAATTTGTACCACCTCATTAAGGTTGGAAAAAAGGATGAAGCGTTAAAGGCCTATCTGTCTTTCCCTAAGGAAGAGATTGGAACTTTATCCAAACAAAGCTATTTAAGAAGCAGGAAGAATTTTGCCATAACTGCTGTTACGCTTTGGACACGAGCCGCTATAAACGGAGGTTTAGACTGGGAAACCGCATATACAATGAGTGATATGCACATTCAACATATTGAAGAATTAGAAGCAATCTATAAGGTAGAAAATGCCATTATTGACGTACTTCTTGAATTTGTTGATGTCGAGCGAAGAAATAAGGGGCAAATTGTTTCTAAACCGGTATTGTCCTGTCAAAATTATATTTTTAAGCATTTATATAGGAAGATAACCCTGGAAAACCTTGGTGAGCACACCGGATTAAATCCAAGCTATTTGTCACAGTTATTCATAAAGGAAACGGGTATTCCAGTAAGTGAATATATTCAGAGGCAGCGTATCGAGGAAGCAAAAAGGCTTCTAATTCTTACCGATTATACTGTATCAGAGATAAGTTTCATACTTAATTTTAATGACCAGAGTTACTTTACAAAAGTATTCAAAAAACATACAGACGTTACGCCAAGACAGTTCAGGAATAGCCACGAATTTGAAATCTAG
- a CDS encoding glycoside hydrolase family 30 beta sandwich domain-containing protein, which produces MFISRFNSYLEREEIWQEKEVSVWLTTGDQKNLLTSKSPILFSDKEKTNVQTITIDRNTTYQTMDGFGAAITGSSAYLIQKKMDESKREYLLNDLFTSNGININYIRHTIGASDFSVDENGNPSSYTYNDTNGELDLELNHFSIEKDQDVITTFQAVLAKKRDIKIVGSPWTAPPWMKYGVKIFNGWYLDYTNEEIYRAYANYFVRYVQAYEQKGIPIDSITIQNEPEFTSPNYPTMSMSAEEQAKFIGHYLGPVFESNGIETKIISYDHNWEGALDYTTALFQNEDAKKYTDGTALHCYEGTPAAMTQVHTNFPDKNIYFTECSSGEWSEDFGDNLSWQMSNIIIGAPRNWAKNVLMWNIALDENGGPTNGGCENCRGVVTINQATGEVKKNVEYYAIGHASKFVGSDAVRIASTTYLRTIETVAYQNPDHSNVLIASNPSEKDQEFQVNDGGAFFTYTLPPKSAVTFTWESK; this is translated from the coding sequence ATGTTTATTAGTCGATTCAATTCTTATCTTGAAAGGGAAGAAATTTGGCAGGAAAAAGAAGTTTCTGTTTGGCTTACGACTGGTGATCAAAAGAACTTGTTAACTAGTAAATCCCCTATTCTTTTTTCAGACAAGGAAAAAACAAATGTACAAACTATAACAATTGATCGTAATACAACTTATCAAACAATGGACGGTTTTGGAGCAGCCATTACTGGTTCTTCTGCCTATTTGATTCAAAAAAAAATGGATGAATCGAAGCGGGAATATTTATTAAATGACTTATTCACCTCTAACGGAATTAATATCAACTATATTCGGCATACCATTGGGGCTTCTGATTTTTCTGTAGATGAGAATGGGAATCCAAGCAGCTACACATATAATGATACAAATGGTGAGCTGGATTTGGAACTAAACCATTTTTCCATCGAAAAAGATCAAGATGTAATTACTACCTTTCAGGCTGTCCTGGCAAAGAAAAGAGATATTAAGATTGTTGGATCTCCATGGACAGCCCCACCCTGGATGAAATATGGTGTAAAAATATTCAATGGCTGGTACTTAGACTATACCAATGAGGAAATATATAGAGCCTATGCTAATTATTTTGTTCGTTATGTACAGGCCTACGAACAAAAAGGGATTCCTATTGATAGCATTACCATTCAAAATGAGCCTGAATTTACTTCACCCAATTATCCGACGATGAGCATGAGTGCAGAAGAACAGGCGAAATTCATTGGACATTATTTAGGTCCAGTATTTGAGTCGAACGGTATCGAAACGAAAATCATCTCCTATGATCATAATTGGGAGGGGGCTTTAGATTATACTACAGCTTTGTTTCAAAATGAGGACGCAAAAAAATATACAGATGGTACTGCGCTTCACTGTTATGAAGGTACTCCGGCTGCAATGACCCAAGTCCATACAAATTTTCCTGATAAAAATATTTATTTTACCGAATGTAGCAGCGGGGAATGGAGCGAAGACTTTGGGGATAATTTAAGCTGGCAAATGTCCAATATTATTATTGGCGCCCCTCGGAATTGGGCAAAAAACGTATTGATGTGGAATATCGCACTCGACGAAAATGGAGGGCCCACAAATGGCGGCTGCGAGAACTGCCGTGGGGTTGTAACTATTAATCAAGCAACCGGTGAAGTTAAGAAGAATGTAGAATACTACGCCATTGGACACGCCAGTAAATTTGTTGGGTCTGATGCCGTTCGGATTGCCTCCACCACATACCTGAGAACAATTGAAACTGTAGCCTATCAAAACCCTGATCACTCTAACGTTTTAATTGCCTCAAATCCAAGTGAAAAAGATCAAGAATTTCAAGTGAATGATGGAGGGGCATTCTTTACTTATACTCTTCCTCCTAAAAGTGCTGTTACTTTTACCTGGGAGTCGAAATAA
- a CDS encoding transporter, with translation MRSRTFQEYVQGPIQIGMGLGIISLLARWVTGTTILSSPESMVKYGVFGGIGYALMGAIALSMFSFIGKRVRQDFPVGLTIGDYLKARLHPLGYWILIVILVITSLHILFIQGMAASTLCQFLFDTPLYVGLFFFFGFCVLYAGFGGLKLIHGFAAFQVIFMFAAVILIPLYFFVKEGIQPVYDGIRLYHPYMLVINKYDLWSFLLAGLLVGFGQFFFDLTSWQRLFMMEMKKVPLTFSLSGLIWIIFPLSFSSLFIMVIFTGGFTDIHSILAGLANKITTPFFFILFVLCAFSAITSTFGACLHSLVSLIVANILEPLKTKKSDQQKIRMACLLSICIGGLVFVATLFYSPNLLELLFYSGNIYSALLAPILVIVFSKGKVADYIPISAVLAIVASYIIRPYVSEFQSIWFSGLASLTIMVICMILTLIKNKWRSVKTKRD, from the coding sequence TTGCGATCACGTACATTTCAAGAATACGTACAAGGCCCCATTCAAATCGGGATGGGTTTAGGGATCATCTCCCTCCTGGCACGCTGGGTGACAGGAACCACAATATTATCCTCCCCTGAATCGATGGTGAAATATGGAGTTTTCGGAGGGATCGGATACGCCCTGATGGGAGCGATCGCCCTGTCCATGTTCAGCTTCATCGGGAAAAGGGTTCGGCAGGATTTCCCAGTGGGGTTGACCATCGGGGACTATTTAAAAGCCCGGCTTCACCCCCTCGGATATTGGATATTGATCGTGATTCTGGTCATAACCAGTTTACACATCTTATTCATTCAGGGAATGGCTGCGTCCACCCTATGTCAGTTTCTTTTCGATACCCCGCTCTATGTCGGATTGTTCTTTTTTTTCGGTTTTTGTGTCCTTTATGCTGGATTCGGCGGGTTAAAGCTCATTCATGGATTCGCCGCTTTTCAAGTCATCTTCATGTTTGCCGCGGTAATCTTGATTCCTTTATACTTTTTCGTCAAGGAAGGGATTCAGCCTGTTTATGATGGGATTCGTTTATACCATCCATACATGCTCGTAATCAATAAGTATGATCTATGGAGTTTTCTTTTAGCAGGACTTCTTGTCGGGTTCGGCCAGTTTTTCTTTGACCTGACATCATGGCAGCGATTATTCATGATGGAAATGAAAAAGGTTCCCTTAACATTCTCTTTATCCGGCCTTATCTGGATCATATTCCCGCTCTCCTTTTCATCCCTGTTCATCATGGTTATCTTTACGGGCGGCTTCACTGATATACACTCGATCCTGGCTGGATTGGCAAACAAAATAACGACACCATTCTTTTTCATCCTTTTTGTGCTATGCGCTTTCAGTGCAATCACCTCAACATTCGGTGCCTGCCTGCATTCATTGGTAAGCCTGATCGTAGCCAATATTCTTGAACCACTAAAAACAAAAAAAAGCGACCAGCAAAAAATAAGGATGGCCTGCCTGCTTTCAATCTGTATCGGAGGATTGGTTTTCGTTGCTACACTCTTCTATTCCCCAAACCTATTAGAGCTCTTATTTTATTCAGGCAATATATATTCAGCATTGCTGGCCCCAATCCTGGTTATCGTATTCAGCAAAGGGAAAGTCGCTGATTACATACCGATAAGCGCGGTCCTGGCCATTGTGGCTTCATACATCATCCGGCCTTATGTAAGTGAATTCCAAAGCATATGGTTTAGCGGATTGGCTTCATTGACGATCATGGTGATTTGTATGATCCTTACCCTCATCAAGAACAAATGGAGGTCCGTGAAAACAAAACGGGATTAA
- a CDS encoding beta-glucosidase, which translates to MVGLLDGKRKLTVLSLIFTLVLSMVTIPLTTSAEANSFPWMNKELSAEERTNLLVDAMTLEDKVHFITGNLNNYYGFYNKGEEKYGIPALTMADGPVGVRIANPDVQNKQSTALPAAIGLAATWNTETAKKYGELLGNEAFNTTHNVLLGPGLDIARNAFGGRNFESLGEDPYLQSQMATNYVNAVQNNNVLVTAKHFLLNNQEKDRFTSDSQASERAINEIYARPFASVIKDADLGSVMCSFNQVNSMYACENEDILTKLLRGNLNFAGFVMSDYGANVSTSESINAGLDLETPGDPNGLWGDHLVQAVKNGKVSEETINQSTYRILYQMFDKGLFDNPVQNNEIDAKAHGAIARQIAAEAMVLLQNKKDVLPLNTEKLDSIAVIGPDADTASAAGGGSSLVNPTYTVSPLEGIKNRAGKNVKVEYAAGTDPISAGDILPGPNSVPSAFLKPSADAIENGLKAEYWSNKNMEGDPVFEHTTKQVNLNLGFYNFEGFNAQSSKLDKLPTNLNGMMSASYTGVINVPKSGEYKLSTTSYGSSKVYIDGNLVIDNAGEELGTEEKTVTLEADKNYDVKIEYKTDYPNASRNDDGGQLRFGWEAADDVVDDNIANAVELAKKSDVAVIVTRTFDSEGYVDRSDMELTNNQEQLIKEVAKVNKNVVVVNESGIAIEMGAWKDNVASIVQAWYPGQEQGNAIADVLFGDVNPSGKLPVTFPVDEDSTPVSSEEQYPGIDEVSKYTEGIFVGYRGFEKAGIKPAFSFGHGLSYTEFGYKNLKTKVTSSKDSEEPTFKVSLNLRNTGDVTGSEVVQVYTGKLPTDVETAPKQLAGFQKVELKPGKQERVTIKLDAKAFAYYDEEKNEWVMPSGQVPIYVGSSSADIRLEGSITVSNDNSKNFNQVSNANSDKNNLAKANTNKANKNKRINSSNRDSLSRR; encoded by the coding sequence ATGGTTGGTTTATTAGATGGGAAACGGAAACTTACCGTACTAAGCCTTATTTTTACTTTAGTTCTTAGTATGGTAACTATTCCACTGACGACATCTGCTGAGGCAAATTCGTTTCCGTGGATGAACAAGGAACTTTCTGCTGAAGAAAGAACTAATTTGTTGGTGGATGCAATGACACTGGAGGATAAAGTACATTTTATCACCGGTAATTTGAACAATTATTATGGCTTTTATAATAAGGGAGAAGAGAAATATGGGATTCCCGCGTTAACAATGGCAGATGGGCCTGTCGGGGTCCGGATTGCAAATCCGGATGTGCAGAATAAACAATCAACTGCTTTGCCTGCTGCGATTGGATTAGCTGCAACCTGGAATACGGAAACGGCTAAAAAATATGGGGAATTACTTGGGAATGAAGCATTTAATACAACACACAATGTATTGTTAGGACCTGGATTAGATATTGCTAGAAATGCTTTTGGAGGAAGGAACTTTGAATCCTTAGGAGAAGATCCATACTTACAATCACAAATGGCTACAAATTATGTGAATGCGGTTCAAAACAACAATGTATTAGTTACAGCGAAGCATTTTCTATTAAACAATCAAGAAAAAGATCGCTTCACAAGTGATTCACAAGCAAGTGAGAGAGCAATAAACGAAATATATGCAAGACCTTTCGCAAGTGTGATAAAAGATGCAGATTTAGGTAGTGTGATGTGTTCCTTTAACCAAGTAAATAGTATGTATGCTTGTGAAAATGAAGATATCCTAACGAAACTATTGAGAGGAAATCTAAATTTTGCTGGCTTTGTCATGAGTGATTACGGGGCAAACGTAAGTACTTCAGAATCAATTAATGCTGGGTTGGATCTTGAAACGCCTGGAGACCCTAATGGTTTATGGGGCGATCACTTAGTACAAGCAGTGAAGAACGGAAAGGTAAGTGAAGAAACAATAAACCAAAGTACGTATCGCATTTTATATCAAATGTTTGATAAAGGTTTATTTGATAACCCTGTGCAAAATAATGAAATTGACGCAAAAGCACATGGTGCAATTGCTCGACAAATCGCTGCAGAAGCAATGGTTTTACTTCAAAATAAAAAAGATGTCTTACCGTTAAATACGGAAAAACTAGATTCAATTGCTGTAATCGGACCGGATGCAGATACTGCTTCTGCTGCGGGTGGGGGTAGTTCTCTTGTGAATCCTACTTATACTGTAAGCCCACTTGAAGGGATTAAAAACCGTGCAGGGAAAAATGTAAAAGTAGAATATGCGGCTGGAACAGATCCAATTAGTGCGGGAGATATTCTTCCAGGACCAAATTCTGTACCATCTGCATTCCTAAAGCCATCAGCTGATGCAATAGAGAATGGATTAAAAGCAGAATACTGGTCGAATAAAAATATGGAAGGCGACCCGGTCTTTGAACATACAACAAAACAAGTTAACTTAAATCTAGGATTTTATAATTTCGAAGGCTTTAATGCTCAATCTTCTAAATTAGATAAACTTCCTACAAATTTAAATGGCATGATGTCGGCAAGCTATACAGGAGTAATCAACGTACCAAAATCTGGTGAGTACAAACTTTCTACCACTAGCTATGGTTCTAGTAAAGTATATATTGATGGCAATCTCGTTATAGATAATGCTGGAGAAGAACTTGGCACTGAAGAGAAAACTGTAACATTAGAAGCAGATAAAAACTATGATGTTAAGATTGAATATAAAACAGATTATCCAAATGCTTCTAGAAATGATGATGGCGGTCAATTACGTTTCGGCTGGGAAGCTGCTGACGATGTTGTAGATGATAATATTGCTAATGCAGTTGAGCTGGCGAAAAAATCAGATGTAGCTGTTATAGTAACAAGAACGTTTGATAGTGAAGGTTATGTAGATCGTTCCGATATGGAATTAACAAATAACCAAGAACAACTTATCAAAGAAGTTGCAAAAGTGAATAAGAATGTGGTTGTTGTAAATGAAAGTGGTATTGCTATTGAAATGGGAGCTTGGAAAGATAATGTTGCTTCTATTGTACAAGCTTGGTATCCCGGACAAGAACAGGGGAATGCTATTGCTGACGTATTATTTGGAGATGTAAATCCATCAGGTAAATTACCTGTTACTTTCCCAGTCGATGAAGATTCAACACCAGTATCATCGGAAGAACAATACCCTGGTATCGACGAAGTGTCAAAATACACGGAAGGTATTTTTGTAGGGTATCGTGGCTTTGAAAAAGCTGGGATAAAGCCAGCCTTCTCCTTTGGACATGGTTTATCTTATACAGAATTTGGCTACAAGAATTTAAAAACAAAGGTAACCTCTTCAAAAGACTCAGAAGAACCTACCTTTAAAGTATCATTAAACTTACGTAATACAGGCGATGTAACCGGATCAGAGGTTGTACAAGTGTATACTGGCAAACTGCCAACAGACGTAGAGACTGCGCCAAAACAATTAGCAGGCTTCCAGAAGGTAGAATTAAAGCCTGGTAAACAAGAAAGAGTAACTATTAAACTCGATGCAAAAGCCTTCGCTTATTATGATGAAGAGAAAAATGAATGGGTAATGCCTTCGGGTCAAGTACCTATTTACGTTGGTAGTTCTTCTGCTGATATTCGCTTAGAAGGTAGTATTACTGTTTCCAATGATAACAGTAAGAATTTTAATCAAGTGAGCAATGCAAATTCAGATAAAAATAATCTAGCAAAAGCAAACACGAATAAAGCAAACAAAAACAAACGTATTAACTCAAGTAATAGGGACAGTCTATCTAGAAGATAA
- a CDS encoding YdiU family protein, protein MTNETGWNLDNSYARLPEKFFTSTNPTPVRSPELIILNEPLADSLGLNVQKLQSEDGVAVFAGNEIPEGASPLAQAYAGHQFGHFNMLGDGRAILLGEQVLPDGERVDIQLKGPGRTPYSRGGDGRAALGPMLREYIISEAMHGLGIPTTRSLAVVTTGETVIRETGLPGAIMTRVASSHLRVGTFQFAAKWGTLEELRTLADYAIKRHFPDIEADESRYLSLLQEVVKRQAELIAQWQLVGFIHGVMNTDNMTISGETIDYGPCAFMDAYDPATVFSSIDRQGRYAYGNQPVIGGWNLARFAESLLPLLHDDQDQAVTLAQDKISVFNDLYHANWLAGMRAKLGIFNEETQDEALINGILSMMKKHGADYTNTFRALTFDKVEDTVLFGTPEFAQWQELWQARLGRQKESKESSNQLMQNSNPAVIPRNHRVEEALEAAVEQGDYSVMERLLDVLAKPYAHCEEQAEYAALPESTKPYRTFCGT, encoded by the coding sequence ATGACTAATGAAACAGGATGGAATTTAGACAATAGCTATGCGCGTCTTCCGGAAAAGTTTTTCACAAGCACGAACCCGACTCCTGTACGTTCACCGGAGTTGATCATTCTGAATGAACCTTTGGCGGATTCTCTTGGTTTAAACGTTCAAAAGCTTCAAAGCGAAGATGGTGTGGCGGTGTTTGCCGGAAACGAGATTCCCGAAGGTGCTTCGCCTCTTGCACAAGCATATGCTGGGCATCAATTCGGTCATTTTAACATGTTAGGGGACGGCCGGGCGATATTGCTTGGCGAGCAGGTCTTGCCAGATGGCGAGAGGGTCGATATCCAGCTGAAGGGTCCAGGAAGAACGCCATACTCCCGCGGGGGCGATGGCCGGGCTGCGCTTGGACCGATGCTGCGCGAATACATCATCAGTGAGGCGATGCACGGGCTCGGCATTCCTACCACCCGAAGTTTGGCTGTGGTGACGACAGGTGAAACGGTAATCCGTGAAACCGGGCTGCCTGGTGCCATCATGACCCGTGTGGCTTCGAGTCATCTTCGTGTCGGAACCTTTCAATTCGCTGCAAAATGGGGCACGCTCGAGGAACTCCGGACACTTGCCGACTATGCCATTAAGCGTCATTTTCCAGACATTGAAGCCGATGAAAGCCGTTATCTCTCGCTGCTGCAGGAAGTGGTCAAGCGTCAGGCTGAGCTTATCGCCCAATGGCAGCTGGTTGGCTTCATTCATGGGGTGATGAACACCGACAACATGACGATTAGCGGGGAAACCATCGATTATGGCCCTTGCGCCTTCATGGATGCCTATGATCCTGCAACGGTATTCAGTTCAATTGATAGACAAGGCCGCTATGCCTATGGTAACCAGCCGGTTATTGGGGGATGGAATCTTGCACGATTCGCTGAGTCCCTATTGCCGCTGTTGCATGATGACCAAGATCAGGCCGTTACACTGGCCCAGGATAAGATTTCTGTTTTTAATGATCTGTATCACGCTAATTGGTTAGCAGGAATGAGGGCGAAACTGGGGATATTCAACGAAGAGACTCAGGATGAAGCCCTTATTAATGGCATCCTCAGTATGATGAAGAAGCATGGTGCCGACTATACCAATACGTTCCGTGCTTTGACCTTTGATAAAGTGGAGGACACGGTCCTTTTCGGTACACCGGAATTCGCTCAGTGGCAAGAGCTTTGGCAGGCAAGACTGGGCAGGCAGAAGGAATCGAAAGAATCTTCGAATCAATTGATGCAGAACAGCAATCCTGCAGTGATCCCACGGAACCACCGGGTGGAAGAGGCGTTGGAAGCGGCAGTGGAACAAGGGGACTACAGTGTGATGGAACGGCTTTTGGATGTTCTTGCAAAACCTTATGCACACTGCGAGGAACAAGCTGAATACGCCGCACTGCCTGAGTCAACAAAACCATACCGGACCTTTTGCGGTACCTAA
- a CDS encoding MarR family transcriptional regulator, whose protein sequence is MDKKALFEKMVTFTTSVHQVTHELTQNAKSDSITPVQYKILEYITVSQPVTPSEISDCQHISMPNTSRELKKLSEKNLIEKISDSEDRRKQYIRLSKEGEMMMNEAFAIVESRFQSRLQHASKEDLADIDRALDILQTKLFY, encoded by the coding sequence ATGGACAAAAAAGCTCTTTTTGAAAAAATGGTCACATTTACAACTTCCGTACATCAAGTGACACACGAATTGACCCAAAACGCCAAATCCGATTCCATCACGCCGGTACAATATAAAATTCTTGAATATATAACAGTCAGTCAGCCTGTCACACCAAGTGAAATCAGTGACTGTCAGCACATCTCCATGCCTAACACGAGCCGTGAACTGAAAAAATTAAGCGAAAAGAATTTAATTGAAAAAATAAGTGATTCGGAAGATAGACGGAAACAATACATCCGCCTCTCCAAAGAGGGGGAAATGATGATGAACGAGGCTTTTGCAATCGTGGAATCCCGTTTCCAAAGCCGGCTGCAACATGCATCAAAGGAAGATTTAGCGGATATTGACCGTGCCCTGGACATTCTTCAAACAAAACTTTTTTACTAA
- a CDS encoding phosphotransferase, giving the protein MDETLIGIEVDGPCVVHMDFRPGNILVLNESKISGLIDFESAHGGPSKIDFTKIKQYVWDVYPETKEEFILGYKSIRTLPNLETFLPFYSFYHAFSGVAWCKKRGIEKNKEFLAENIQTLINIVG; this is encoded by the coding sequence ATGGATGAAACCCTCATTGGGATTGAAGTGGATGGTCCATGCGTAGTTCATATGGACTTTCGTCCAGGTAACATATTAGTTCTTAATGAATCAAAGATATCTGGGCTTATTGATTTTGAAAGTGCGCATGGAGGTCCATCTAAAATAGACTTCACAAAGATAAAGCAATATGTATGGGACGTGTACCCAGAGACTAAAGAGGAATTTATATTGGGATACAAAAGCATCCGGACCTTGCCAAATTTAGAAACTTTTCTACCTTTTTATTCTTTTTACCACGCATTTAGTGGAGTAGCTTGGTGCAAAAAACGTGGTATTGAAAAGAACAAAGAATTCCTTGCCGAAAATATACAAACATTGATAAATATTGTTGGATGA
- a CDS encoding NAD(P)H-dependent oxidoreductase has translation MNVLVIYTYPNHESLSHAFLEKVIKGSNENPNIKGLQVLDLYEEGFNPLLEFNEHKRRRDMHRDPQLEKYRNQITWSDKIVFVYPIWWGRPPAMLMGYIDQLFSANFAYRDKKGLFPEGLLKGKSVVCVSTMKGPAKYPLLWLNDAHKILMKRALFNFVGIKKVKFFEFGNMESPKGKQTQKLEKVYRYFRKVAS, from the coding sequence ATGAACGTGCTGGTCATCTACACATATCCAAATCATGAAAGCTTAAGCCATGCTTTTTTAGAAAAAGTCATCAAAGGCAGTAACGAGAACCCCAACATAAAGGGACTGCAGGTCTTGGATTTATATGAAGAGGGCTTTAATCCGCTCTTGGAGTTCAATGAGCATAAACGAAGGCGTGATATGCATCGTGATCCTCAGCTTGAAAAATATAGAAATCAAATTACCTGGTCCGACAAGATTGTCTTTGTCTATCCAATCTGGTGGGGGAGGCCTCCGGCAATGCTAATGGGATACATTGATCAATTATTTTCTGCGAATTTTGCTTACAGGGATAAAAAGGGCTTGTTCCCAGAGGGTCTTCTAAAGGGAAAGTCGGTCGTATGTGTGTCCACGATGAAGGGACCTGCAAAGTATCCACTTCTCTGGTTGAATGATGCGCATAAAATCTTGATGAAAAGAGCGTTATTCAATTTTGTCGGAATCAAAAAAGTGAAGTTTTTCGAATTCGGTAATATGGAAAGCCCAAAGGGGAAACAGACTCAAAAGCTGGAAAAGGTTTATCGGTATTTCAGAAAGGTGGCAAGCTAA